From Rutidosis leptorrhynchoides isolate AG116_Rl617_1_P2 chromosome 3, CSIRO_AGI_Rlap_v1, whole genome shotgun sequence, a single genomic window includes:
- the LOC139901647 gene encoding uncharacterized protein, with product MLDADDDARRIIRKHWLNRDRSSTENRLFNNYFFDDPAFPGDYFRKCYRMSKSLFLRIAYAITDYSAEPLPSYFKSFEQRYDCTHRLGFDIYQKCTSAILQLTYRIAPDAFDEYLYMGRQTSSDCLENYCKCIVYLFSAKYLRKPTEDDVHRLHAKHYEIHGFQRMLGSLDCMHCAWKNFSVVWQGNYTSGDHEGPTIMLEVVATYDM from the coding sequence ATGTTGGATGCGGATGATGATGCTCGGAGAATTATAAGGAAACATTGGTTGAATAGAGATCGAAGTTCTACCGAAAATCGTTTGTTCAACAACTACTTTTTCGATGACCCAGCTTTTCCAGGAGATTATTTCAGGAAATGCTACCGAATGAGCAAGTCCTTATTTCTCCGTATTGCTTATGCTATTACGGATTACTCTGCTGAACCATTACCTAGTTATTTTAAATCCTTTGAACAACGTTATGATTGTACACACCGACTTGGTTTTGATATTTATCAAAAATGTACATCGGCCATACTTCAATTGACATACAGAATTGCACCCGATGCATTTGATGAATATTTATACATGGGCCGACAAACTTCATCTGACTGTTTAGAGAATTATTGTAAATGTATTGTGTATCTGTTTTCAGCTAAGTATTTAAGGAAACCTACTGAAGATGACGTTCATCGATTGCATGCTAAACACTACGAAATCCATGGTTTTCAGCGCATGTTAGGCAGTCTCGATTGCATGCATTGTGCTTGGAAAAATTTTTCGGTTGTGTGGCAGGGTAATTACACGAGTGGGGATCACGAAGGGCCAACAATAATGCTCGAGGTGGTTGCAACGTACGATATGTGA